The following coding sequences lie in one Arachis hypogaea cultivar Tifrunner chromosome 4, arahy.Tifrunner.gnm2.J5K5, whole genome shotgun sequence genomic window:
- the LOC114927547 gene encoding wall-associated receptor kinase-like 10 gives MVMLRFVFHIIIIMHPLLASGKLDLQFLHDPIMAQPGCDLMCGDVEIPYPFGMKDPKCYAEEWFQVECKSNHTPYLKLINLEVTAIDVNISTVEVKNPVFHRKCHDGGKDSSLSRPKPTIEDPAGISLRGSPFVYSNKRNTFVAFGCNILGFLHSNRSVVAGCVSVCGPKEFTRLKKSVASGKKVNLGCHGKFCCVASIPSYLSEYEVTMEDIRNGSIAPGCDDYALIAKKWRKELTWMVNQKESELKKNVSHYAHAVLEFEILNWFNIEATNAECLKTNVTSSKMENSGWRCKCRVGFHGNPYIAGGCLFETVGTIPKELPQKSLCNLLFIYLLLCDKCIGLLSSLGSIILLLGLRWLYEVERKRIAKKSRESFFKKNGGVLLEKVLSSSEGSFDKFKLFSLKELEKATNHFNVNRILGNGGEGTVYKGMLLDGKIVAVKKFKVQGKIEQFINEFVILSQIDHRNVVKLLGCCLETEIPLLVYEFIPNGTLFQYLHDQDAYLPMTWEMRLKIAIEVAGALFYLHSAASKPIYHRDIKSTNILLDEKYNAKVADFGTSKMIAIEDTHLTTIVKGTFGYLDPEYFHTSQFTDKSDVYSFGVVLVELLTGQKPVSFVAPDEAQNLASYFILCMEEKRVFDIIDKRIMWEGRRKHINAVAKLAKRCLDLKGIKRPSMKEVSMQLYGIWELQRNSRA, from the exons ATGGTTATGCTTCGATTTGTATTTCATATAATCATCATCATGCATCCATTATTGGCAAGTGGAAAATTGGATTTGCAATTTTTGCACGATCCAATCATGGCACAACCTGGGTGTGATTTAATGTGTGGAGATGTTGAGATCCCTTACCCATTTGGAATGAAGGATCCAAAATGCTATGCAGAGGAGTGGTTCCAAGTAGAATGCAAGAGTAACCACACACCATATCTGAAGCTTATAAACCTTGAAGTGACAGCCATTGACGTTAACATTAGCACCGTTGAAGTCAAGAATCCAGTTTTCCACAGGAAGTGTCACGATGGAGGCAAAGATTCTTCTCTCTCTCGTCCCAAACCAACCATAGAAGATCCTGCAGGTATTTCTTTGAGAGGTAGCCCCTTTGTGTATTCCAACAAGCGCAACACATTCGTAGCTTTCGGTTGCAACATTCTTGGATTCTTGCACTCTAACCGTTCAGTAGTCGCTGGGTGCGTGTCAGTTTGCGGTCCAAAAGAGTTCACAAGACTCAAGAAATCGGTTGCCAGTGGAAAAAAGGTTAATCTTGGTTGCCATGGAAAGTTCTGTTGTGTTGCTTCAATACCAAGTTATCTATCAGAGTATGAGGTGACAATGGAAGATATAAGAAATGGAAGCATTGCTCCTGGGTGCGACGACTATGCGCTGATAGCAAAAAAATGGAGAAAGGAATTAACATGGATGGTGAATCAGAAAGAGAGTGAACTCAAGAAGAATGTGAGTCACTATGCACATGCTGTGCTGGAGTTTGAGATTCTGAATTGGTTCAACATTGAAGCAACTAATGCAGAATGTCTTAAGACTAATGTAACGTCctcaaaaatggagaattcaggTTGGAGATGCAAATGCAGAGTAGGATTCCATGGGAACCCATACATTGCTGGTGGCTGT TTATTCGAGACCGTTGGTACCATTCCGAAGGAACTCCCACAAAAGAGCTTATG TaatctcttatttatttatttattgttgtgTGACAAATGTATAGGACTTTTGTCAAGCCTCGGATCCATTATTTTATTGCTGGGTCTAAGGTGGCTCTATGAAGTTGAAAGGAAAAGAATAGCGAAAAAAAGCAGAGAAAGTTTCTTCAAAAAGAATGGTGGTGTGTTGTTAGAAAAGGTATTGTCTTCTAGTGAAGGTAGTTTTGATAAATTTAAACTCTTCAGCTTAAAGGAATTAGAGAAGGCCACAAACCACTTTAATGTGAACCGGATACTTGGAAATGGAGGTGAAGGTACTGTTTACAAGGGCATGCTACTAGATGGTAAAATTGTGGCTGTCAAGAAGTTTAAGGTCCAAGGAAAGATAGAACAATTCATCAATGAATTTGTTATTCTTTCGCAAATTGACCACAGAAATGTGGTTAAACTGTTGGGGTGTTGTTTGGAAACAGAGATTCCTCTGCTTGTTTATGAATTCATTCCCAATGGGACCCTTTTCCAATATTTGCATGACCAAGATGCATATCTACCAATGACATGGGAAATGCGTTTAAAGATTGCCATTGAAGTTGCAGGAGCTCTATTCTATTTACATTCAGCAGCTTCTAAGCCCATTTATCATAGAGATATCAAATCGACCAATATACTATTGGATGAAAAGTACAATGCAAAGGTGGCTGATTTTGGAACATCCAAAATGATTGCTATTGAAGACACTCACCTCACCACAATAGTTAAAGGAACTTTCGGATACTTGGATCCTGAATATTTTCACACTAGTCAATTTACAGACAAGAGTGATGTTTATAGTTTCGGAGTAGTTCTTGTTGAACTTTTAACAGGGCAAAAGCCGGTTTCCTTTGTTGCCCCGGATGAGGCGCAAAATTTAGCATCATACTTTATTTTGTGCATGGAGGAAAAACGTGTGTTTGACATCATTGACAAAAGAATCATGTGGGAAGGACGGAGAAAGCATATCAATGCAGTTGCCAAGCTTGCCAAAAGATGTTTAGACCTGAAAGGTATTAAGCGGCCTAGTATGAAGGAAGTCTCAATGCAATTATATGGTATCTGGGAGTTGCAAAGGAATTCTAGAGCATAA